CCATTATATTTCAAATTGTTCCAGATACGCATACAGCAATGCAGCTTCTACAAAAGAATCTTATTGATTGGGTAGGCTCTCCATGGAGTTCCCCTATTTCTAAAGAAGACCAATATCATATCCCAAAAGATAAGCTTCATAATTACCCGGTACTTGGAACAACAGCACTAATATGCAATTTAAAAAATAGCCCTACAAATAATGTAGCGCTGAGAAAAGCCCTAGCTTATGCTATTGACAAAACGACTTTACTACAGTTTATTAGCCATGGGAAGGTTGCTGAGCATTTTTTACCTCCAGAATTATCAAAAATCTCTAAATGCTCTTATCTATCGCAAGAAGAACGTCAGGAATATGCTCGGGAATGTTTTAAAGAAGCTCAAAAAGAGCTATCTCAAAAATATATCTCAGAATTATCTATTATCTATCCTTTAGAGTCCGCCTGTTTAAATGCCGTTGTTCAAGAAATACAACAACAAATCAAAAATGTCTTAGGGATTCATATTACAATCCACGGCATGGAATATCATTGTTTCTTAGATAAAAGACGGCGTGGAGATTTTACTCTAGCCACAGGAAGATGGGTAGCAGATTATCCAAGACCTACATCCTTTTTGGCAATCCTTGGAAACTTCAAAAGTGATGAACCTACAAAATCTCTAACAAAATGGGAAAACGAAAAATACAATCATATTCTCGATTCCCTTCTATCTCCAGGAGAAAATTCTCGAGATCAAATTTTAGCTGAAGAACTTATCGAAGATGAGCTCCCTATTATTCCTCTATACCATTTCGAATACACCTACGCAGCGAATCCTAAAATTCAAAATT
This portion of the Chlamydia crocodili genome encodes:
- a CDS encoding peptide ABC transporter substrate-binding protein encodes the protein MHKLLKLTLSAILFLGIFLLCPSCHTNISKNQNSLKIAISHDPMSLDPRSACLSKDISIAQALYEGLVRERPGNPELALAKCYTISDDQTVYTFYLKDTLWSNGDPVTAYDFEESIKQIHKLEVTLSSNFLPRVIKNSQAVISKKLPIDTLGIRALDKSKLEIILEKPVPYFLELLAYPIFFPVHKSLRNFYSSGGINLPNISNGPFVIENYQPQNQLIIKKNPLYHDKCSVHLDTIIFQIVPDTHTAMQLLQKNLIDWVGSPWSSPISKEDQYHIPKDKLHNYPVLGTTALICNLKNSPTNNVALRKALAYAIDKTTLLQFISHGKVAEHFLPPELSKISKCSYLSQEERQEYARECFKEAQKELSQKYISELSIIYPLESACLNAVVQEIQQQIKNVLGIHITIHGMEYHCFLDKRRRGDFTLATGRWVADYPRPTSFLAILGNFKSDEPTKSLTKWENEKYNHILDSLLSPGENSRDQILAEELIEDELPIIPLYHFEYTYAANPKIQNSYTSLLGHIDLKETELSK